The Rhodothermales bacterium genome contains a region encoding:
- a CDS encoding (Fe-S)-binding protein yields the protein MTVALFVPCYIDQFYPQVAVATLTLLERLGCEVAVPAGQTCCGQPLANAGFEAESLPIMRRFAGTFDGFDYIVSPSGSCILHVKEHYTRLGDPALIERLHDRTFELCAFLTDVLLVDRLDARFPHRVGIHESCHGLRGLRLGKSSERNEPAFSKPRRLLEMVDGIELIDLDRSDECCGFGGTFAVNEEALSVKMGRDRLRDHERHGAEVITGTDMSCLMHLEGLGRREKRPLRFVHIAEILAGAGD from the coding sequence ATGACCGTCGCACTCTTCGTCCCCTGTTACATCGACCAGTTTTACCCGCAGGTCGCGGTGGCGACGCTGACGCTGCTCGAGCGGCTGGGCTGCGAGGTGGCGGTGCCGGCGGGGCAGACGTGTTGCGGGCAGCCGCTGGCGAATGCGGGGTTCGAGGCGGAGAGCCTCCCGATCATGCGCCGGTTCGCGGGCACGTTCGACGGATTCGACTACATCGTCTCACCCTCCGGGAGCTGCATTTTGCATGTCAAGGAGCACTACACCCGCCTCGGCGATCCGGCCCTCATCGAGCGCCTCCACGACAGGACCTTCGAACTCTGCGCCTTCCTGACGGACGTCCTCCTGGTCGACCGCCTGGATGCCCGGTTTCCGCACCGCGTGGGGATCCACGAGAGCTGCCACGGGCTGCGCGGGCTCCGGCTCGGGAAAAGCTCGGAGCGCAACGAGCCGGCGTTCAGCAAGCCGCGCCGGCTGCTGGAGATGGTGGATGGGATCGAGCTCATCGACCTGGACCGGTCCGACGAATGTTGCGGCTTCGGCGGCACCTTCGCGGTGAACGAAGAGGCCCTCTCCGTAAAGATGGGGCGCGACCGGTTGCGCGACCACGAGCGCCACGGCGCCGAAGTGATCACCGGCACCGATATGTCCTGCCTGATGCACCTCGAAGGCCTCGGCCGGCGTGAAAAACGGCCGCTGCGGTTTGTTCATATTGCTGAAATACTGGCAGGAGCGGGTGATTAG
- the rhaI gene encoding L-rhamnose catabolism isomerase: MLQPDVVARQNAILQQAHEADIRHLGEQLARRGADLDHVIEAVRQFEVAIPSWALGTGGTRFGRFPGAGEPRDIYEKMEDIAVIQQLMRTCGKVSLHIPWDEPDDAAALKAHAGLLGLGFDAVNSNTFQDQAGQAHSYKFGSLCHTSADVRHQAIEHHLHVIEVGKTLGSDAITVWLADGSNYPGQAHLRKSFERTLDGLQTLYAGLPADWRLFTEHKPYEPAFYSTVVQDWGSSYLLASALGQRAFCLVDLGHHLPNANIEQIVARLIGAGKLGGFHFNDSKYGDDDLTTGSIRPYQLFLVFNELVDAARDRVPNFKPAYMIDQSHNLKDPIEALLQSVQELQRAYAKAQLVDREALDGYQESNDALMAEMTLKAAFETDVRPLIAEARRRNGGALDPIRTFRHSGYREAVAESRYTAAYMPPQSL, encoded by the coding sequence ATGCTACAGCCCGACGTTGTCGCACGGCAGAACGCCATCCTCCAGCAGGCCCACGAGGCCGACATCCGCCATCTCGGTGAGCAACTCGCCCGGCGTGGGGCCGATTTAGACCACGTCATCGAGGCGGTTCGCCAGTTCGAAGTCGCCATCCCGTCCTGGGCGCTCGGTACCGGCGGCACGCGCTTCGGCCGTTTCCCCGGTGCCGGCGAGCCGCGGGATATCTACGAAAAGATGGAGGACATCGCCGTCATTCAGCAGTTGATGCGGACCTGTGGTAAGGTGTCACTCCATATCCCGTGGGACGAGCCCGACGACGCGGCCGCCCTGAAGGCACACGCCGGCTTGCTCGGCCTCGGGTTCGACGCCGTCAACTCGAACACCTTTCAGGACCAGGCCGGCCAGGCGCATAGCTACAAGTTCGGCTCGCTGTGCCACACGAGCGCCGATGTCCGACACCAGGCCATCGAGCACCACCTGCACGTCATCGAAGTGGGGAAGACGCTCGGGTCCGACGCCATCACGGTGTGGCTCGCCGATGGAAGCAACTACCCGGGGCAGGCGCATCTGCGCAAGAGCTTCGAGCGGACGCTGGATGGATTGCAGACCCTTTACGCCGGCCTGCCCGCCGACTGGCGGCTGTTCACCGAGCACAAGCCGTACGAGCCGGCGTTTTACTCGACTGTCGTGCAGGACTGGGGCTCGTCCTACCTCCTCGCCTCGGCCCTCGGCCAGCGCGCGTTCTGCCTCGTGGACCTCGGGCACCACCTGCCCAACGCGAATATCGAGCAGATCGTGGCCCGCCTCATCGGCGCCGGCAAACTCGGCGGCTTCCATTTTAACGACTCGAAATACGGGGACGACGACCTCACGACTGGCTCCATCCGGCCCTACCAGCTCTTCCTCGTGTTCAACGAACTGGTGGATGCCGCGCGCGACCGGGTGCCGAACTTCAAGCCGGCGTACATGATCGACCAGAGTCACAACCTGAAGGACCCCATCGAGGCCCTCCTCCAGAGCGTGCAGGAACTCCAGCGCGCCTACGCCAAAGCACAGCTCGTGGACCGCGAGGCGCTGGACGGCTATCAGGAGTCGAACGACGCTTTGATGGCGGAAATGACGCTCAAGGCGGCCTTCGAGACCGACGTGCGGCCGCTCATCGCGGAAGCCCGCCGGCGCAACGGCGGCGCCCTCGACCCGATTCGCACATTCCGGCACTCGGGGTACCGCGAGGCTGTCGCCGAGTCCCGCTACACCGCCGCCTACATGCCGCCGCAAAGCCTGTGA
- a CDS encoding LUD domain-containing protein — MSSRETILQAIRAHKPAGVPRPESPAITSSDPETLVAAFEAMVQAIGGRVERTSRAGAADAVARAYPDARVVASAVAGIAGTVRLEEVGDPHDLAGLDLMVLEGDLGVSENGAVWVYEHQMVHRAAPFIAQHLAIVLDAGRLVPDMHAAYAAVRTDIEGFGVFIAGPSKTADIEQSLVLGAHGPRSLLVVLV, encoded by the coding sequence ATGAGCAGTCGTGAAACCATCTTGCAGGCGATCCGGGCGCACAAGCCGGCCGGCGTGCCGCGTCCTGAATCCCCTGCGATCACCTCGTCGGATCCGGAAACCCTCGTCGCCGCCTTCGAAGCGATGGTTCAGGCGATCGGGGGACGTGTCGAGCGCACAAGCCGCGCCGGCGCGGCGGACGCTGTCGCCCGCGCCTACCCCGACGCCCGGGTGGTGGCTTCGGCCGTGGCCGGGATAGCCGGGACCGTCAGGCTGGAGGAAGTGGGTGATCCACACGACCTCGCCGGCCTCGATCTGATGGTGCTGGAGGGGGACTTGGGGGTGTCCGAAAACGGAGCCGTGTGGGTCTATGAACATCAGATGGTGCACCGCGCCGCGCCGTTTATTGCGCAGCATCTGGCGATCGTGCTCGACGCCGGCCGCCTCGTGCCCGACATGCACGCCGCCTACGCGGCCGTCCGGACGGACATCGAGGGCTTCGGCGTCTTCATCGCCGGACCGTCGAAGACGGCCGACATCGAGCAATCGCTGGTGCTGGGCGCGCATGGACCGCGGAGTCTGCTTGTTGTGCTGGTGTAG
- a CDS encoding rhamnulokinase family protein, producing MPSPPTYLAFDLGASSSRAVLGIWDGDHMRLEEVHRFVTPIVEAGERLYWDLEAIERELHAGVLRALGMTDRLRSVSVDAWGVDYVPLDASGRPLRRPFCYRDPRTNGVMERAFGVVPKADIYRQTGIQFLPFNTLYQVLADREADSEALRWVHRHLFLADYLHYRLCGVAVTELSIASTSQMMDVSTRRWAAPMMAAFGLSAGQWTDIVPSGTILGPLHAAPGVQAIATCSHDTGCAIAAAPATPSSGRWAYISCGTWSLLGVERTTPRPTVAAREAGYTHEAGVDGTIRFLKNLTGLWSLQECMREWAEAGDGIGWPALIEAARAEGPAPSLIDLEDARFLARGGMEARLRGWLREHGAPQPASRGALARMVLQSIAESYRRALADLEAVLGETIDTLHLFGGGAQNTLLCTLTAAACSRRVVAGPTEATVLGNVLIQARAVGDLPAGLSLHEAAARSSDLVEYGP from the coding sequence TTGCCCTCCCCCCCCACGTACCTTGCATTTGATCTGGGCGCCTCCAGCAGCCGGGCTGTTCTGGGCATCTGGGACGGGGATCACATGCGTCTGGAGGAGGTGCACCGCTTCGTCACCCCGATCGTCGAAGCGGGGGAGCGGTTATACTGGGACCTGGAGGCGATCGAGCGCGAACTCCACGCCGGCGTGCTCCGCGCGCTGGGGATGACGGACCGGCTGCGCTCCGTTTCGGTCGATGCCTGGGGGGTGGATTACGTGCCGCTCGACGCCTCCGGCCGGCCGTTGCGCCGGCCGTTTTGTTACCGCGATCCACGGACGAACGGGGTGATGGAGCGGGCGTTCGGCGTCGTCCCGAAGGCCGATATTTACCGTCAGACGGGCATCCAGTTTTTGCCGTTTAACACCCTTTACCAGGTGCTTGCCGACCGCGAGGCCGATTCCGAGGCGCTCCGCTGGGTCCATCGCCACCTGTTTCTGGCGGATTATCTGCATTACCGGCTATGCGGAGTGGCCGTCACCGAGTTGTCGATCGCCAGCACGAGTCAGATGATGGACGTATCTACTCGTCGATGGGCCGCGCCGATGATGGCTGCGTTTGGTCTCTCCGCCGGCCAGTGGACGGACATCGTGCCCTCCGGGACGATACTCGGCCCGCTCCATGCCGCGCCGGGCGTTCAGGCGATCGCCACCTGCTCACACGATACCGGCTGCGCCATCGCGGCGGCGCCGGCGACACCGTCATCCGGGCGATGGGCCTACATCAGTTGCGGGACGTGGTCGCTGCTCGGTGTAGAACGGACGACTCCACGGCCGACGGTCGCCGCCCGCGAGGCCGGGTATACCCATGAGGCCGGCGTCGACGGCACCATCCGGTTTCTGAAAAATCTGACCGGTCTCTGGTCGCTCCAGGAGTGTATGCGGGAGTGGGCCGAGGCTGGCGATGGCATCGGATGGCCGGCGTTGATCGAAGCCGCGCGTGCGGAAGGGCCGGCGCCGTCGCTGATCGACCTGGAAGACGCTCGGTTTCTGGCGCGGGGCGGGATGGAAGCGCGGCTGCGCGGCTGGCTGCGCGAACACGGAGCGCCGCAGCCGGCTTCGCGCGGCGCGCTGGCGCGTATGGTGCTCCAGAGCATCGCCGAAAGTTATCGCCGGGCGCTGGCCGATCTGGAAGCTGTGCTCGGCGAAACCATCGACACCCTCCATCTATTCGGTGGAGGTGCGCAAAATACGCTACTTTGCACGCTGACGGCCGCCGCCTGTAGCCGCCGCGTCGTGGCCGGCCCCACCGAGGCGACCGTGTTGGGCAATGTGCTCATCCAGGCGCGCGCCGTGGGCGATTTGCCGGCCGGCCTCAGCCTGCACGAAGCCGCCGCGCGCTCTTCGGACCTCGTGGAATACGGGCCATGA
- a CDS encoding lactate utilization protein B, with protein sequence MSHSEAAARFLADEARTDWHDASLWFVREKRDRASGVVGEWEALRERASRIKEHTLTHLDTYLEQFERQALANGVQVHWAKDAAEHNRIVLEILQRHGVQRLVKSKSMLTEECHLNPYLERAGVEVVDTDLGERIVQLRDEPPSHIVLPAIHLKKEDIGVLFHEKLGTEAGATDPKYLTEAARQHLRTRFLAAEAAITGVNFAVAETGGFVVCTNEGNADLGVHLAKVHIACMGIEKLIPRSDDLGVFTRLLARSATGQHLTVYTSHFIRPRPGAELHVVLVDNGRTEQLSRPDFWRSLKCIRCGACLNTCPIYRRSGGHSYDATIPGPIGAILSPGQDLMKHSSLPFASTLCGSCSDVCPVKIDIHEQLYRWRQIVVRAGHVPASKKLGMRMGGWVLRSAGRFAWAGALGRRVIRFTPAWLTRRLPWGRDREWPAPAKQRFQAWYKANRPQGGTP encoded by the coding sequence ATGTCACACTCCGAAGCCGCCGCCCGATTTCTTGCCGACGAGGCCCGCACAGACTGGCACGATGCGTCGCTCTGGTTTGTCCGCGAGAAGCGCGACCGGGCGAGTGGGGTCGTGGGGGAGTGGGAGGCCTTGCGAGAGCGGGCGTCGCGGATCAAAGAGCATACGCTGACGCATCTGGACACATATCTCGAGCAGTTTGAGCGGCAGGCGCTGGCGAACGGGGTCCAGGTGCATTGGGCGAAGGATGCCGCCGAGCACAACCGGATCGTTTTGGAGATCCTCCAGCGGCACGGCGTACAGCGGTTGGTGAAGAGCAAGTCCATGCTCACGGAGGAGTGCCATCTCAACCCGTATCTGGAGCGGGCCGGCGTGGAGGTGGTGGACACCGACCTCGGCGAACGGATCGTGCAACTGCGGGACGAGCCGCCGAGCCACATCGTCCTGCCGGCGATCCACCTGAAAAAGGAAGACATCGGGGTGCTGTTTCACGAGAAGCTGGGCACGGAAGCCGGCGCGACGGACCCAAAGTACCTCACCGAGGCGGCACGACAGCACCTGCGGACGCGTTTCCTGGCAGCTGAAGCGGCCATCACGGGCGTGAATTTCGCTGTGGCGGAGACGGGCGGGTTCGTCGTCTGCACCAACGAGGGGAACGCAGATCTCGGCGTGCACCTGGCGAAGGTGCACATCGCCTGTATGGGGATCGAGAAGCTCATCCCACGCTCGGACGACCTGGGGGTGTTCACCCGGTTGCTGGCGCGGAGCGCCACCGGTCAACACCTCACCGTCTATACATCCCACTTCATCCGCCCGCGGCCGGGCGCCGAGTTGCATGTCGTGCTCGTGGACAACGGCCGGACGGAGCAGTTGAGCCGGCCGGACTTCTGGCGCTCGCTGAAGTGTATTCGCTGCGGGGCGTGCCTCAACACGTGCCCCATCTACCGCCGCAGCGGCGGGCACAGTTACGACGCCACGATCCCTGGCCCCATCGGCGCGATCCTGTCGCCGGGGCAGGATCTCATGAAACATAGCAGTCTCCCGTTCGCCTCCACGCTGTGCGGTTCGTGCAGCGATGTGTGCCCGGTCAAGATCGACATCCACGAGCAGCTGTACCGGTGGCGGCAGATCGTTGTACGGGCCGGCCACGTGCCGGCCAGCAAGAAGCTGGGGATGCGGATGGGCGGCTGGGTGCTGCGGAGCGCGGGCCGGTTCGCCTGGGCGGGCGCGCTGGGGCGCCGGGTGATCCGGTTCACGCCGGCCTGGCTCACGCGGCGGCTGCCCTGGGGGCGGGACCGCGAGTGGCCGGCGCCGGCGAAGCAGCGGTTTCAGGCGTGGTATAAAGCAAACAGGCCGCAGGGAGGCACCCCATGA